In Clostridium sporogenes, one genomic interval encodes:
- a CDS encoding cytochrome c biogenesis CcdA family protein: protein MNDIITKAVNLMGNNIFLALLISFLGGIISSFSPCVLSSLPLIIGYVNKYGKNDKKTAFKYSLFFSLGIIITFTFLGIISSLVGRLFTSGGKLWYLLLGIIMLFVGLQLIGVIESKNKSCKVPKKRKGILGAFFLGILGGVLSSPCSTPILIAILAFVGSKGNILLGFLMLLLYSIGHCFVIILSGTSLGFVESINGSSKANRINNLLKIILGIIILATGLYLIYIGI, encoded by the coding sequence ATGAATGATATTATAACAAAAGCTGTAAACTTAATGGGTAATAATATTTTTTTAGCCTTGTTAATATCCTTTTTAGGTGGTATAATCTCTTCTTTTAGTCCTTGTGTGCTTTCTTCACTTCCTTTAATAATAGGTTATGTAAATAAATATGGCAAAAATGATAAAAAAACTGCTTTTAAATATTCCTTGTTTTTTTCTTTAGGTATAATAATTACCTTTACCTTCTTAGGGATAATTTCTTCTTTAGTAGGAAGATTATTTACATCTGGAGGGAAACTATGGTATTTATTACTAGGAATTATAATGCTTTTTGTAGGTTTACAACTTATAGGTGTAATAGAATCTAAAAATAAGTCGTGTAAAGTTCCTAAAAAGAGAAAAGGAATACTTGGAGCCTTTTTTTTAGGAATATTAGGTGGGGTTTTATCTTCTCCCTGTTCTACACCTATATTAATAGCTATATTAGCTTTTGTAGGAAGTAAAGGTAATATATTATTAGGATTTTTAATGTTACTTTTATACTCTATAGGTCATTGTTTTGTAATAATTTTATCAGGAACCTCCTTAGGATTTGTTGAATCTATAAACGGATCTTCTAAGGCAAACAGAATAAATAATCTATTAAAAATAATATTAGGAATAATTATATTGGCTACAGGACTTTATCTAATATATATAGGAATATAA
- a CDS encoding methyl-accepting chemotaxis protein, producing the protein MFTKENFIKLNFKKKILISSLSIFLISMILLTGFIFKMVSGKFQNQVQEDGLNLAKQVSSQITSSQRATKEIDKILADKVLSISKMAIENKNISNEYLTSVAVKCNIQEINVTDKNGKIIYSNMPENINYVYPLDYSGQDILKGKKDQVIEEIRQNKVNHNYYKYCALAMPNGGLIQIGINANEIHNINKSVDPQIILEKLTKDSNIKFALIMDNKLKVTHHSDKKRVGKILTDTGSKSVLDTGKNYTSTYDYKGEEVYDVIMPLKDETGKLLGAMDIGVSLATQETALRNILITSILITLVTFVLAGLVILYILKMSLKPLDNLSNIAQKVSNGDLTEKVEIINEDEIGELSKIFNTMIDSLRKITQNINNFSVQLAGSSQEILSSAEQTSAVSQEISSATEEIASGAENQVKASNESSLLMNDVMGNMYTLKDEFDEIISFSNNTNTLASKGQENMSNMVRQMSTIKNSVVNSSNIIYDLQKNSEEIGNIVEIINTIADQTNLLALNASIEAARAGEAGKGFAVVADEVRKLAEESMNSANNIKNLILNTQDKTKAALNSIKDGASQSEKGENIVANVKESLEEILTSFSSVNHKFESVDSMIAASNDSITTMASKLYDIETISNTASANTEEVAASTEEQSATIEEITESIEKLVSMVENLKESVSIFKL; encoded by the coding sequence ATGTTTACTAAAGAAAATTTTATAAAACTTAATTTTAAAAAGAAGATATTAATATCTTCTCTATCAATTTTTTTAATTTCAATGATTTTGTTAACGGGATTTATCTTTAAAATGGTAAGTGGTAAGTTCCAAAATCAAGTTCAAGAAGATGGCTTAAATCTAGCAAAGCAAGTAAGTTCTCAAATTACTTCATCACAAAGAGCTACAAAGGAAATAGACAAAATTTTAGCAGATAAAGTTTTATCTATTTCAAAAATGGCTATAGAAAACAAAAATATTTCTAATGAATATTTAACTAGCGTTGCTGTAAAGTGCAATATTCAAGAAATAAATGTAACAGATAAAAATGGTAAAATAATATATTCAAATATGCCAGAGAATATAAACTATGTATATCCTTTAGATTATTCTGGACAAGACATATTAAAGGGTAAAAAAGATCAAGTTATTGAAGAAATAAGACAAAATAAGGTAAATCATAATTATTATAAATATTGCGCGTTAGCTATGCCTAATGGTGGTTTAATACAAATAGGTATTAACGCAAATGAAATACATAATATTAATAAGTCAGTAGACCCGCAAATTATATTAGAAAAATTAACAAAAGATAGCAATATAAAGTTTGCTTTAATTATGGATAATAAACTTAAAGTTACTCATCATAGTGATAAGAAAAGAGTTGGGAAAATTTTAACTGATACTGGAAGTAAAAGTGTACTAGATACTGGTAAAAATTATACATCTACATATGACTATAAGGGTGAAGAAGTTTATGATGTTATAATGCCTTTAAAAGATGAAACTGGTAAATTATTAGGTGCTATGGATATAGGAGTATCTTTGGCTACTCAAGAAACTGCTCTTAGAAATATACTAATAACTTCTATATTGATAACTTTAGTGACTTTTGTTTTAGCTGGATTAGTAATACTTTATATACTAAAGATGTCTTTAAAGCCACTAGATAATTTGTCTAATATAGCTCAAAAGGTTTCCAATGGTGATTTAACAGAAAAGGTTGAAATTATTAATGAAGATGAAATTGGAGAGTTAAGCAAAATATTTAATACAATGATAGATAGTTTAAGAAAAATCACACAAAACATAAATAATTTTTCAGTACAGTTAGCTGGTTCCTCTCAGGAAATTTTATCCTCTGCAGAGCAAACTTCAGCAGTATCACAAGAAATTTCTAGTGCAACTGAAGAAATTGCTTCTGGAGCTGAAAATCAAGTAAAGGCTAGTAATGAATCCTCTCTATTAATGAATGATGTTATGGGAAATATGTATACTTTAAAAGATGAATTTGATGAAATAATATCTTTTTCCAATAATACAAATACATTAGCTTCAAAAGGACAAGAAAACATGTCTAATATGGTTAGGCAAATGTCAACAATTAAAAACAGTGTAGTAAATTCTTCTAATATAATATATGATTTGCAAAAGAATTCAGAGGAAATAGGAAATATTGTAGAAATAATAAATACTATAGCGGATCAAACTAATTTATTAGCGTTAAATGCTTCTATTGAAGCTGCTAGAGCAGGAGAAGCAGGAAAAGGCTTTGCCGTAGTAGCAGATGAGGTTAGAAAACTTGCAGAAGAATCTATGAACTCTGCTAATAATATTAAAAATTTAATATTGAATACTCAAGATAAAACTAAAGCAGCTTTAAATTCTATAAAAGATGGTGCTTCACAATCAGAAAAAGGTGAAAATATAGTTGCTAACGTAAAAGAATCTTTAGAAGAAATTTTAACTTCATTCTCTAGTGTAAATCATAAGTTTGAAAGTGTAGATTCTATGATTGCAGCTTCCAATGATAGTATTACAACTATGGCATCAAAATTATATGATATAGAAACCATATCTAATACAGCCTCTGCAAATACTGAAGAAGTAGCTGCTTCTACAGAAGAACAAAGCGCTACCATAGAAGAAATTACTGAATCTATAGAAAAGTTAGTTAGTATGGTAGAAAATTTAAAAGAAAGTGTATCTATATTTAAACTTTAA
- a CDS encoding CopG family transcriptional regulator, which translates to MNKNFNKISKNVLDQVDSLIGDSGMSKEEFIKNLIMTYGINSEANNYAEHLKGYDAYCDSFIG; encoded by the coding sequence ATGAACAAAAACTTTAATAAAATTTCTAAAAATGTATTGGATCAAGTTGATAGCTTAATAGGTGATTCAGGAATGTCAAAAGAAGAATTTATAAAAAATTTAATTATGACCTATGGCATAAATTCTGAAGCTAATAACTATGCTGAACATTTAAAAGGTTACGATGCTTATTGTGATAGTTTTATAGGCTAA
- a CDS encoding glycosyltransferase family 2 protein, with the protein MKDFIFDLTLIFQIFVFVITLYYLILSLFGIYKRKDNGAENCTPKKNFALVVAAHNEEMVIAKIIESLESLDYPKNMYDIFIIADNCTDNTAKIAKTYDGIYVCERNVPDKRGKGYALEWMFSKLFNMDKDYDAIAIFDADNLVSKNFLKEMNYKMLKGYKVVQGYIDSKNPNDSWITGSYSIAFWTTNRLFQLARANLGLSNQIGGTGFCMDSKTLKELGWGATCLTEDLEFTCKLVLNGHKVGWAHNARVYDEKPLTLKQSWNQRKRWMQGFADVSSRFFTKLIKKAFKEKSFVALDCALYTVQPFVTLLLALSAILTLIQNNSSRGSNIFVISYLFSPWIWKMFSIIQFLFTPLIMLLEKKLSKGMFLTFSAYSLNVFLFGLILGNKPKLYEVAVLSVIYLSTFILLLYIVDRKKSLKMFIWYLLYGIYTLTWIPITIQGILNKNNKEWSHTKHIRKMSIQEMD; encoded by the coding sequence ATGAAGGATTTTATTTTTGATTTAACTTTAATTTTTCAAATTTTTGTATTTGTTATAACACTATATTACCTTATATTATCTTTATTTGGTATATATAAAAGAAAGGACAATGGTGCTGAAAATTGCACACCCAAAAAAAACTTTGCTCTAGTAGTAGCAGCTCATAACGAAGAAATGGTTATAGCCAAAATAATAGAGAGCTTAGAATCTCTAGACTATCCTAAAAATATGTATGATATTTTTATAATAGCGGACAATTGTACTGATAATACTGCTAAAATTGCTAAAACTTACGATGGAATATATGTTTGTGAAAGAAATGTACCAGACAAACGAGGAAAAGGTTATGCTTTAGAATGGATGTTTTCTAAATTGTTTAATATGGACAAAGACTATGATGCTATAGCAATATTCGATGCAGATAATTTAGTTTCTAAAAACTTTTTAAAAGAAATGAATTACAAAATGCTTAAAGGTTATAAAGTTGTTCAAGGATACATAGACAGCAAAAATCCTAATGATTCTTGGATAACCGGTTCTTATTCTATAGCTTTTTGGACAACAAATAGATTATTTCAATTAGCAAGAGCAAATTTAGGATTATCAAATCAAATAGGTGGTACTGGTTTTTGTATGGATTCAAAAACTCTAAAAGAATTAGGTTGGGGTGCTACTTGTTTAACAGAGGATTTAGAATTTACCTGCAAATTAGTCTTAAATGGACACAAAGTAGGCTGGGCACATAATGCTAGAGTTTATGATGAAAAACCCCTTACTTTAAAACAATCTTGGAATCAAAGGAAAAGATGGATGCAAGGATTTGCGGATGTATCTTCAAGATTTTTTACAAAACTTATTAAAAAAGCTTTTAAAGAAAAAAGTTTTGTTGCCCTAGACTGTGCTTTATATACGGTGCAACCTTTTGTTACTCTTTTACTTGCACTATCAGCTATCCTTACCTTAATACAAAATAATTCTTCTAGGGGATCTAATATATTCGTAATAAGTTATTTATTTTCACCTTGGATATGGAAGATGTTTAGCATAATACAATTTTTATTTACTCCTCTTATCATGCTTTTAGAAAAGAAACTTTCTAAAGGAATGTTTTTGACATTTTCAGCTTATTCTTTAAATGTATTTTTATTCGGATTGATTTTAGGTAATAAACCTAAATTATATGAAGTAGCTGTTTTATCAGTAATATATTTAAGCACTTTCATATTACTATTATATATAGTAGACAGAAAAAAATCCTTAAAAATGTTTATATGGTATTTATTATATGGAATATATACTCTGACTTGGATACCAATAACTATACAAGGAATATTAAATAAAAATAATAAAGAATGGAGCCACACAAAACATATAAGAAAAATGAGCATACAGGAAATGGACTAA
- a CDS encoding serine dehydratase subunit alpha family protein: protein MDQNIIINILKKEMVPGFGVTEPASIALSTAKAYEVIGGEIKNIKVITDPGLFKNAFSCTVPGTKEFGNEMAALLGAIGGDASFGLESLRKIKEEDVKKAKTMVDKINIELKSQTEGLYVEAIVTTNNGVGRTIIRYKHDNIILVEKNDKVLYQKEDPLNKNNELSRKTVNSKKITEMKLDEIMHFVNTVNYKKIEFLLESIKMNNKLSEKGLEGLGIGLGKLILESCDENNYELYAESLTCSAIDARVSGAALPAMTITGSGNHGIITTLPLLAIKEKKNLNNEMLARSIALSYMINIYIKEYSGKLSAFCGCAVAAGTGASAGICYLLGGGLKEIENTIKNMASNITGMICTGGNLACSLKANTGVKAAFLSAKMAIKNIVIPNKCGIVSDSIETTMKNIGRIAYPGMIETDKEILNIMIECSK from the coding sequence ATGGATCAAAATATTATAATAAATATATTAAAAAAAGAAATGGTGCCAGGATTTGGTGTTACTGAACCAGCTTCTATAGCTTTATCAACCGCTAAAGCCTATGAAGTAATTGGCGGAGAAATAAAAAATATAAAAGTAATAACAGATCCTGGGTTATTTAAAAATGCTTTTTCTTGTACAGTTCCAGGAACAAAGGAATTTGGTAATGAGATGGCTGCCTTATTAGGGGCTATTGGTGGAGATGCTTCCTTCGGCTTAGAGTCTTTAAGAAAAATAAAAGAAGAAGATGTAAAAAAAGCTAAAACTATGGTAGATAAAATTAATATAGAACTAAAATCTCAAACAGAAGGGCTTTATGTAGAAGCTATCGTAACTACAAATAATGGAGTAGGAAGAACTATAATAAGATATAAACACGATAATATAATTTTAGTAGAAAAAAATGATAAAGTATTATACCAAAAGGAAGATCCTTTAAACAAAAACAATGAGCTTTCAAGAAAAACTGTAAACTCTAAAAAAATAACCGAGATGAAATTAGATGAAATAATGCATTTTGTAAATACTGTTAATTATAAAAAAATAGAATTTTTATTAGAATCAATTAAAATGAACAATAAACTATCTGAAAAAGGGTTAGAAGGTTTAGGAATAGGCCTTGGTAAACTAATTTTAGAAAGCTGTGATGAAAATAATTATGAATTATATGCTGAATCACTTACTTGCAGCGCTATAGATGCTAGAGTGTCTGGTGCTGCTTTACCTGCTATGACAATAACAGGCAGTGGCAATCATGGTATAATAACTACCTTGCCTTTGCTGGCTATAAAAGAAAAAAAGAATTTAAATAATGAAATGCTAGCAAGATCCATAGCTTTGAGCTATATGATAAATATATATATAAAGGAATATTCTGGGAAACTATCTGCTTTCTGTGGCTGTGCTGTAGCTGCAGGTACAGGAGCTAGCGCCGGAATTTGCTACTTATTAGGTGGTGGTTTAAAAGAAATAGAAAACACCATAAAAAACATGGCTTCTAATATTACAGGAATGATTTGTACCGGTGGAAATTTAGCCTGTTCACTAAAAGCGAACACTGGTGTGAAAGCAGCTTTCTTAAGTGCTAAAATGGCTATTAAAAATATAGTAATACCAAATAAATGTGGCATTGTTTCAGATTCCATAGAAACTACAATGAAAAATATAGGTAGAATAGCTTATCCTGGAATGATAGAAACGGATAAAGAAATATTAAATATAATGATAGAATGTTCAAAATAA
- the larA gene encoding nickel-dependent lactate racemase, translating into MQQLELKYGKDSIKFSLSEEDVLGVIDRNEWNLDKTEEEIIKESIGAPICSAPLRELVHEGEKICIVIPDITRAWQRSSVYLPYIVEEIKKGGVKDEDIIFLSSTGTHREQTEEEHKILIGEKLYNNYKVIDHISTKKGDLVYVGKTSYNTPVMINKLALECDHVILTGAIIYHFLVGYSGGKKAILPGISSFETVMANHALSLCGNLGDGENPNVRAGNIYENPIHNDMLEAASFIRPTFMFNVIIGPDGNIGAAVSGNYIKAHDKGREYVDKIDGVDIKEKADLVISTAGGFPKDINFYQSSKTIVNSREACKENGTIIILSECSEGLGGDEGVKMMLTDFTNALDREKELRDNYSISKHTSYIACDTAEKFNLILVSNIDPEIMKNTKIKVVKTLEEALDIVKKEKGEHLKTYVLPHGANTLPKLV; encoded by the coding sequence ATGCAGCAATTAGAATTAAAATATGGGAAGGATTCTATAAAATTTTCATTATCTGAAGAAGATGTATTAGGGGTAATAGATCGTAATGAGTGGAATTTAGATAAAACAGAAGAAGAAATAATAAAAGAATCTATAGGAGCCCCTATATGCAGTGCACCTTTAAGGGAACTTGTTCATGAAGGAGAAAAAATTTGTATTGTTATACCAGATATAACTAGAGCTTGGCAAAGATCAAGTGTATATTTACCTTATATAGTAGAAGAAATAAAAAAAGGTGGAGTAAAGGATGAAGATATAATTTTCTTAAGTTCTACAGGTACTCACAGAGAACAAACAGAGGAAGAACATAAAATACTTATAGGTGAAAAATTATATAATAACTATAAAGTAATTGACCACATCAGCACTAAAAAAGGAGATTTAGTCTATGTTGGTAAGACCTCTTACAACACTCCTGTAATGATTAATAAACTTGCATTGGAATGTGACCATGTAATACTTACAGGTGCAATAATATATCACTTTTTAGTAGGTTATTCCGGCGGTAAAAAAGCTATACTACCAGGTATAAGTAGTTTTGAAACAGTAATGGCTAATCATGCTCTATCCTTATGTGGAAACCTTGGTGATGGTGAAAATCCTAATGTTCGTGCAGGTAATATATATGAAAATCCAATTCATAATGATATGTTAGAAGCTGCAAGCTTTATAAGACCTACATTTATGTTTAATGTAATAATAGGTCCGGATGGAAATATAGGTGCTGCAGTATCTGGGAATTACATAAAAGCTCATGATAAAGGGAGAGAATATGTAGATAAAATAGATGGAGTAGATATAAAAGAAAAAGCAGATTTAGTTATATCTACAGCTGGAGGATTCCCTAAAGATATAAATTTTTATCAATCTTCTAAAACTATAGTCAATTCAAGAGAAGCCTGCAAAGAAAATGGAACAATTATAATACTATCAGAATGTAGTGAAGGGCTAGGTGGCGATGAAGGCGTTAAAATGATGCTTACAGACTTTACTAATGCCTTAGATAGAGAAAAAGAACTTAGAGACAACTATAGTATATCCAAACATACAAGTTATATAGCTTGTGATACAGCAGAAAAATTTAACTTAATATTAGTAAGTAATATAGATCCTGAAATTATGAAAAACACAAAAATTAAAGTTGTAAAAACTTTAGAAGAGGCCTTAGATATAGTAAAAAAAGAAAAAGGGGAACACCTAAAAACCTATGTATTACCACATGGAGCTAATACATTGCCTAAATTAGTATAA
- a CDS encoding pseudouridine synthase: MEERLQKYMASCGVASRRKCEDIILEGRVEVNGIKIKELGTKIISGKDIIKVDGNIIKPEENKIYILLNKPKGYVCTAKDEKGRKTILDLVKVKERIYPIGRLDMDTSGIIILTNDGEIYNKIIHPKFEKIKTYKAKVKGTIKKEHIELFKKGIDIGDYITAPAALEIFKTNKDTSEIIIKIHEGKNRQVRRMCKFIGHPIIDLDRISIGNISKGDLKLGEWRYLTKKEIDYIIKI; encoded by the coding sequence ATGGAAGAAAGATTACAAAAGTATATGGCCTCTTGTGGAGTTGCGTCTAGAAGAAAATGTGAGGATATTATTTTAGAAGGGCGAGTAGAAGTAAATGGAATTAAAATAAAAGAATTAGGTACAAAAATTATATCTGGAAAAGACATTATAAAAGTAGATGGGAATATTATAAAACCAGAAGAAAATAAAATTTACATTTTACTTAATAAACCAAAAGGATATGTATGTACTGCTAAAGATGAAAAGGGCAGAAAAACTATTTTAGATTTAGTAAAAGTTAAAGAAAGAATATACCCTATAGGCAGGTTAGATATGGACACATCAGGTATAATAATACTTACAAATGACGGAGAAATATACAATAAGATTATTCATCCTAAATTTGAAAAAATAAAGACTTATAAGGCTAAAGTAAAAGGAACTATAAAAAAAGAACATATAGAGTTATTTAAAAAAGGCATAGATATAGGGGACTACATAACAGCTCCAGCGGCATTAGAAATTTTTAAAACAAACAAAGATACTTCTGAAATAATAATAAAAATTCACGAAGGTAAAAATAGACAAGTAAGAAGAATGTGTAAATTTATAGGTCATCCTATTATAGATTTAGATAGAATTTCTATAGGTAATATATCAAAAGGTGATTTGAAATTAGGTGAGTGGAGATACTTAACTAAGAAGGAAATAGATTATATAATTAAAATATAA
- a CDS encoding MurR/RpiR family transcriptional regulator → MEENKQDLMRIIQVKFPRLSKGQKLIAEFILKHYDKAAFMTAAKLGTSVGVSESTVVRFANELGFTGYPKLQKALQELIKNKLTTVQRIELSNDYVSEESALKGVLKSDMENIRATLEKINHNTFQDVVDNIFKAKRIYILGLRSSTALAEFLGFYLNLILDNVNIIAYGISDIFEQMINVSENDLVIGIGFPRYAARTIEALTFAQNRGAKVVAITDSLLSPLAAKADYTLIAQSNMASFVDSLVAPLSVINALIIAVGLREKDKISSTFSTLEDIWQEYEVYSYRDNKDKKY, encoded by the coding sequence ATGGAAGAAAACAAACAAGATTTAATGAGAATAATTCAAGTTAAATTTCCAAGATTAAGTAAAGGTCAAAAATTAATAGCAGAGTTTATATTAAAGCATTACGATAAGGCTGCTTTTATGACTGCGGCAAAACTTGGAACAAGCGTAGGTGTTAGTGAATCTACTGTGGTTAGATTTGCAAATGAGCTCGGATTTACTGGATATCCAAAACTTCAAAAAGCTCTACAAGAACTTATAAAAAATAAACTTACAACAGTTCAAAGAATAGAACTTTCAAATGATTATGTAAGTGAAGAGTCTGCTTTAAAAGGTGTATTAAAATCTGATATGGAAAATATAAGAGCTACTTTAGAAAAAATTAATCATAATACTTTTCAAGATGTAGTGGACAATATATTTAAAGCTAAAAGAATTTATATTTTGGGGCTTAGAAGTTCTACTGCTTTAGCAGAGTTTTTAGGATTCTATTTAAATTTAATATTAGATAATGTAAATATAATTGCTTATGGAATTAGTGATATTTTTGAACAAATGATAAATGTATCAGAAAATGACTTAGTTATAGGTATAGGGTTCCCAAGATACGCAGCTAGAACTATAGAAGCTCTAACTTTTGCTCAAAATAGAGGAGCAAAAGTTGTGGCTATAACAGATAGTTTATTATCTCCTTTAGCTGCAAAAGCAGATTATACATTAATAGCTCAAAGTAATATGGCTTCCTTTGTAGATTCTTTGGTTGCCCCACTTAGTGTAATAAATGCATTAATTATAGCAGTAGGATTAAGAGAAAAAGACAAAATATCTTCAACCTTTAGTACACTTGAAGATATTTGGCAAGAATATGAAGTTTATTCTTACAGGGACAATAAAGACAAAAAATACTAA
- the gluD gene encoding NAD-specific glutamate dehydrogenase, with the protein MAKENLNPFENAQKQVKTACDKLGMEPAVYELLKEPQRVIEVSIPVKMDDGSVKVFKGYRSQHNDAVGPTKGGVRFHPNVSLDEVKALSIWMTFKCSVTGIPYGGGKGGIIVDPKTLSKGELERLSRGYIDGIHKLIGEKVDVPAPDVNTNGQIMAWMVDEYNKLVGTSAIGVITGKPVEFGGSLGRNAATGFGVAVTAREAAAKLGIDLKKAKLAIQGIGNVGSHTVLNCEKLGGTVVALAEWCKEEGTYAIYNENGLDGKAMIEYVKENGNLLGFPGAKKISLDEFWALSVDILIPAALENAITKDNAPSINAKLVCEAANGPITPDADVILKEKGITVTPDILTNAGGVTVSYFEWVQNLYGYYWTEEEVERKEEEAMVKAFNSLWAIKEEYNVTMRESAYMHSIKKVAGAMKLRGWY; encoded by the coding sequence ATGGCAAAAGAAAATTTAAATCCATTTGAAAATGCGCAAAAACAAGTTAAAACAGCTTGTGACAAATTAGGTATGGAACCAGCAGTATATGAGTTATTAAAAGAACCTCAAAGAGTAATTGAAGTTTCAATTCCAGTTAAAATGGACGACGGCTCAGTAAAGGTTTTCAAAGGTTATAGATCTCAACATAATGATGCAGTAGGTCCAACAAAAGGTGGAGTAAGATTCCATCCAAATGTTTCTTTAGATGAAGTGAAAGCGTTATCAATCTGGATGACATTTAAATGTTCAGTAACAGGAATTCCATATGGTGGTGGAAAAGGTGGAATCATAGTTGATCCAAAAACTTTATCTAAAGGAGAACTTGAAAGATTAAGTAGAGGATACATAGACGGTATTCACAAATTAATAGGTGAAAAAGTGGATGTTCCAGCTCCAGATGTAAACACAAATGGTCAAATAATGGCTTGGATGGTAGACGAATATAATAAATTAGTAGGAACAAGTGCTATAGGTGTTATAACTGGTAAACCAGTTGAATTTGGTGGTTCTTTAGGAAGAAATGCAGCTACTGGATTTGGTGTTGCTGTAACAGCAAGAGAAGCCGCTGCTAAATTAGGAATAGATCTTAAAAAAGCTAAATTAGCTATCCAAGGTATAGGTAATGTTGGAAGTCATACAGTATTAAACTGTGAAAAATTAGGTGGAACAGTTGTAGCTTTAGCTGAATGGTGCAAAGAAGAAGGAACTTATGCTATATACAACGAAAATGGTTTAGATGGAAAAGCTATGATAGAATACGTTAAAGAAAACGGAAATCTATTAGGCTTCCCAGGAGCTAAGAAAATATCTTTAGATGAGTTCTGGGCATTAAGTGTAGATATATTAATCCCAGCAGCACTTGAAAATGCTATAACTAAAGACAATGCTCCATCAATTAATGCTAAACTTGTTTGTGAAGCTGCAAATGGTCCTATAACTCCAGATGCAGATGTTATATTAAAAGAAAAAGGAATAACAGTTACTCCAGATATATTAACTAATGCTGGTGGTGTTACTGTTTCTTACTTCGAATGGGTACAAAACCTATACGGATATTATTGGACAGAAGAAGAAGTAGAAAGAAAAGAAGAAGAAGCTATGGTAAAAGCTTTCAATTCATTATGGGCTATAAAAGAAGAATACAATGTTACAATGAGAGAATCTGCTTACATGCATTCAATCAAAAAAGTAGCAGGAGCTATGAAATTAAGAGGTTGGTATTAA